A single genomic interval of Ruminococcus sp. NK3A76 harbors:
- the fliS gene encoding flagellar export chaperone FliS translates to MAENPYKKYREQSINTMTQGEMLVLLFETCVKRLNEGVIYIEEKDYAKANESLQKAERIIRYLDSTLDMQYEIAMDYARLYDYFIWRITTGNIHKDVSLIKEVIPMISDLGKTFKEAERIARQQQHGTISPASQAQADAAAAP, encoded by the coding sequence ATGGCTGAAAACCCATACAAGAAGTACCGTGAACAGTCAATAAACACAATGACGCAGGGTGAGATGCTCGTCCTGCTGTTCGAGACCTGTGTAAAGCGTCTTAATGAGGGCGTTATATACATCGAGGAGAAGGATTACGCCAAGGCAAACGAGAGCCTGCAAAAAGCAGAGCGGATAATCCGTTATCTTGACAGCACGCTTGATATGCAGTACGAGATAGCAATGGATTATGCAAGGCTTTATGATTACTTCATCTGGCGTATAACCACAGGCAACATTCACAAGGACGTGAGCCTCATCAAAGAGGTCATACCCATGATATCCGACCTCGGCAAGACCTTCAAGGAAGCCGAGAGGATAGCAAGGCAGCAGCAGCACGGCACTATCTCGCCTGCTTCACAGGCACAGGCAGACGCTGCGGCAGCCCCATAA